The proteins below are encoded in one region of Segatella copri:
- a CDS encoding tRNA1(Val) (adenine(37)-N6)-methyltransferase produces the protein MGNFRFKQFEIEQDRCAMKVGTDGVLLGAWAQGGRRILDIGSGTGLISLMMAQRFPEAEVVGIDMDADACGQARENVMASPFSDRVEIECCRLQDFGGASEAAEASGTAEGLKAAGVFDAIVSNPPFFVDSLKNPDSKRTMARHTDSLPFRDLFAGVKRLLSDDGVFSAIVPVEVVEQFVAESCILGFYLIRKCGVKTVERKQPKRFMLSFAKHRISPYEEHVETMMDSQGNRSEWYRKITEEFYL, from the coding sequence ATGGGTAATTTTCGATTTAAACAGTTTGAGATAGAGCAAGACCGTTGTGCCATGAAAGTGGGAACTGACGGCGTTTTGCTGGGTGCATGGGCGCAAGGTGGCAGGCGGATTCTGGACATTGGTTCCGGAACGGGACTGATTTCGCTCATGATGGCGCAGCGTTTTCCTGAGGCTGAGGTCGTGGGGATTGATATGGATGCTGATGCCTGCGGACAGGCGAGGGAGAATGTGATGGCTAGTCCGTTTAGCGACAGGGTGGAAATAGAATGCTGCAGACTGCAGGATTTCGGGGGGGCTTCGGAAGCTGCTGAGGCTTCTGGAACTGCTGAAGGTTTGAAGGCTGCCGGTGTTTTTGATGCGATAGTGAGCAATCCTCCGTTCTTTGTAGATAGCTTGAAAAATCCGGACAGTAAGAGGACGATGGCGAGACATACGGACAGTCTTCCGTTCCGCGACTTGTTTGCGGGTGTAAAACGGTTACTTTCTGATGATGGTGTTTTCTCTGCAATTGTTCCCGTAGAAGTAGTGGAGCAGTTTGTTGCAGAGTCTTGTATATTAGGTTTTTATCTTATACGGAAGTGTGGTGTGAAGACGGTAGAGCGCAAGCAGCCCAAGCGCTTTATGCTGAGTTTTGCCAAGCATCGCATTTCGCCTTATGAAGAGCATGTTGAAACAATGATGGATTCGCAGGGAAATCGCTCGGAATGGTATAGGAAAATAACGGAAGAATTCTACCTTTGA